A single Natronorubrum sediminis DNA region contains:
- a CDS encoding ribbon-helix-helix domain-containing protein, with protein sequence MSEAATNNGDDEIVTVNFKVTRSFLNEIEDTWQGRGFNSRSEFIRYTLRDAVEHPTFDRDELVALLKAEEDVREERTMSAEEARERFGTSDTNE encoded by the coding sequence ATGTCCGAAGCGGCCACAAACAACGGCGACGACGAGATCGTCACGGTAAACTTCAAAGTCACACGGTCGTTTCTCAACGAGATCGAAGACACGTGGCAAGGACGAGGATTCAACAGTCGGAGCGAATTTATTCGGTATACCTTACGCGATGCCGTCGAACACCCTACGTTCGACCGCGATGAACTCGTTGCGCTCCTCAAAGCTGAAGAAGACGTTCGTGAAGAACGGACGATGAGCGCCGAAGAAGCACGTGAACGATTCGGCACTAGCGACACGAATGAGTGA
- a CDS encoding DUF7128 family protein — protein sequence MVAQSQRDDGTWWECEDCGLLFDDKSDASEHEKRCDASEPTYIQ from the coding sequence ATGGTCGCTCAAAGCCAGCGCGACGACGGTACCTGGTGGGAGTGTGAGGACTGCGGACTCCTCTTCGACGATAAATCGGACGCTTCGGAGCACGAAAAGCGGTGTGACGCTTCCGAGCCTACGTACATTCAGTGA
- a CDS encoding DUF7508 domain-containing protein, which translates to MPLQKPWRDLERGTLSSVPDRPGIYELGDGSGTVQSVGHGVLRDELKTAMAYGDAESVRWEETHTLEQAKSLADEHRERLE; encoded by the coding sequence ATGCCGCTACAGAAACCGTGGCGCGACCTCGAGCGCGGGACCCTCTCGAGCGTTCCCGATCGACCGGGAATCTACGAATTGGGCGATGGCTCGGGGACGGTGCAGTCAGTGGGTCACGGCGTCCTTCGCGACGAATTGAAGACGGCCATGGCCTACGGCGACGCCGAGTCCGTTCGCTGGGAAGAGACGCACACGCTCGAGCAGGCTAAATCGCTCGCCGACGAGCACCGCGAGCGACTCGAGTAA
- a CDS encoding shikimate kinase: MDGRAVAPAAGTVLNALATGTGSAFAIDLETTATVDLTDDGDIDAAIAGEPEADTTLIERCVELTIEEYAETAGLEPSTVGARVETDSEVPMASGLKSSSAAANATVLATLDALEIADAVERISACRVGVQAARDAGVTVTGAFDDASASMLGGVTVTDNSAEKLLAHEEIDWHALVYTPPVQSFSADADVTACKQIAPMADLVAELALDGRYGEAMTVNGFAFCGALEYSTAPMIDALPDVAGVSLSGTGPSYVAVGDRETLEAVQTDWAERDGTTRLLQTRTDGTQVR; encoded by the coding sequence ATGGACGGCCGCGCCGTCGCTCCGGCAGCCGGAACGGTTCTGAACGCACTCGCGACCGGAACGGGCTCTGCCTTCGCGATCGACCTCGAGACGACAGCTACCGTCGACCTCACCGACGATGGAGACATCGATGCGGCCATCGCTGGCGAACCCGAGGCCGACACGACGCTCATCGAGCGCTGCGTCGAACTGACGATTGAGGAGTACGCAGAAACTGCGGGCCTCGAGCCATCGACCGTCGGTGCCCGCGTCGAGACCGACAGCGAAGTCCCGATGGCATCCGGACTGAAAAGCTCGAGCGCCGCGGCGAACGCGACCGTGCTCGCGACGCTCGACGCACTCGAGATTGCGGACGCGGTCGAGCGGATTTCGGCGTGTCGAGTCGGTGTTCAGGCCGCACGCGACGCGGGTGTGACGGTTACGGGTGCGTTCGACGACGCCAGCGCGAGCATGCTCGGCGGCGTGACGGTCACTGATAACTCGGCCGAGAAACTCCTCGCCCACGAAGAAATCGACTGGCACGCACTGGTGTACACCCCACCGGTCCAGTCGTTTAGCGCCGACGCCGACGTCACGGCGTGTAAGCAAATTGCACCGATGGCGGACCTCGTCGCCGAACTGGCGCTCGACGGCCGCTACGGCGAGGCGATGACCGTCAACGGCTTCGCGTTCTGCGGTGCACTCGAGTACTCGACGGCACCCATGATCGACGCGCTCCCCGACGTTGCAGGCGTCTCTCTTTCGGGGACGGGCCCGAGTTACGTCGCCGTCGGTGACAGAGAGACGCTCGAGGCGGTCCAGACAGACTGGGCCGAGCGTGACGGAACGACACGGTTACTGCAAACACGAACCGATGGAACACAGGTACGATGA
- a CDS encoding ParA family protein has protein sequence MTTTPRAVSVALQKGGVGKTTLAINLAERLANRSNDVLLVDLDQQGNATEGVGLSDAYTASQHIGDVLEDGTETALEDVIYAVDSFDVLPAHEDLDSVENSIRSATFGELWIRNEIIDPVLGDEYDYVVVDSPPNLGPLADASLISTQNVIVPLRMSEPSVSGFERMYTQQIGPIRKEIDLDILAIVPNSLAGDNEEKRIIGDLEDSQFSEFLPQFARSAHFDDPDSPGPGIRERIAFRRAWREGVPLAAHDSESDMLDRLDELAAVVERGGVGDA, from the coding sequence ATGACAACGACCCCACGTGCCGTCAGCGTCGCCCTTCAGAAAGGCGGCGTTGGCAAAACGACGCTCGCGATCAATCTCGCCGAACGACTCGCAAACCGATCGAACGACGTCTTGCTCGTCGATCTCGACCAACAGGGTAACGCAACCGAGGGTGTCGGCCTGAGCGATGCGTACACGGCCTCCCAGCACATCGGCGACGTGCTCGAGGACGGAACCGAGACGGCGCTCGAGGACGTCATCTATGCCGTCGACTCGTTCGACGTCTTGCCGGCCCACGAGGACCTCGATAGTGTCGAGAACAGCATCCGGAGTGCGACGTTCGGCGAGTTGTGGATCAGAAACGAGATCATCGATCCCGTTCTCGGCGACGAGTACGATTACGTCGTCGTCGACTCGCCACCGAACCTCGGGCCGCTGGCTGACGCGTCGTTGATTTCGACGCAAAACGTCATCGTCCCCTTGCGGATGAGCGAACCGAGTGTCAGCGGCTTCGAACGGATGTATACCCAACAGATCGGCCCGATTCGCAAGGAGATCGATCTCGATATCCTCGCGATCGTTCCGAACTCGCTGGCCGGCGACAACGAGGAAAAGCGGATCATCGGTGACCTCGAGGACTCGCAGTTCAGCGAGTTCTTGCCACAGTTCGCTCGCTCGGCGCACTTCGACGACCCGGACTCACCCGGACCCGGAATACGCGAACGAATCGCGTTCCGACGCGCGTGGCGTGAAGGCGTTCCACTCGCCGCACACGACTCGGAGAGCGATATGTTGGACCGCCTCGACGAACTGGCGGCGGTCGTCGAACGCGGAGGTGTCGGCGATGCCTGA
- a CDS encoding chorismate mutase gives MTRESETATDGGTDARTPDEMTLDELREEIQSIDREIVELIAQRTYVADTIAQVKDEQGLPTTDESQEQQVMDRAGTNAEQFDVDANLVKAIFRLLIELNKVEQRENR, from the coding sequence ATGACTCGAGAATCTGAGACAGCAACTGACGGTGGAACGGATGCCCGAACGCCCGACGAGATGACCCTCGACGAACTGCGCGAGGAAATTCAATCGATCGATCGCGAGATCGTCGAACTCATCGCCCAACGAACGTACGTTGCGGACACGATAGCACAGGTCAAGGACGAGCAGGGCCTTCCAACGACCGACGAGTCACAAGAACAACAGGTGATGGATCGGGCAGGGACGAACGCGGAACAATTCGACGTCGATGCGAACCTCGTCAAGGCGATTTTCCGACTGTTGATCGAACTGAACAAAGTAGAGCAGCGTGAGAACCGGTAG
- a CDS encoding ribonucleotide-diphosphate reductase subunit beta — protein sequence MATDSRPKMQLDHTVRPHRYYRNAVEKHWDPHEIDLETDREEITELHDVAFEALKESLALFGAGEESVTEDLAPLAVALDDIGDQMFITTQLYEESKHTDFFDRYWREVIHAEEERRGQSLSSPSDEKWFNEPYDELFERNERAMARLLEDDSPENRAKAHCHYHLTIEGILAQTGYYGLTLAYGKNEPELPDLPGLVEGLKLIRSDEGRHVGFGMAQLKSLVIDGEVEADLLRETVGDLVPLVQKSLVTDDGASSSDGPGPSPTDLSEYAYNKHEQRMKQITTASEKIPDVEELTELED from the coding sequence ATGGCAACTGACAGTCGGCCCAAGATGCAACTCGATCACACCGTTCGACCACACCGATACTACCGAAACGCCGTCGAGAAACACTGGGACCCCCACGAAATCGACCTCGAGACGGACCGGGAGGAAATTACCGAACTCCACGATGTCGCGTTCGAGGCGCTCAAGGAGTCGCTCGCGCTGTTTGGCGCTGGCGAAGAATCGGTGACCGAGGATCTGGCACCGCTTGCGGTCGCACTCGACGATATCGGCGACCAGATGTTCATCACGACCCAACTCTACGAGGAGTCCAAACACACGGACTTCTTCGATCGATACTGGCGCGAGGTCATCCACGCCGAAGAAGAGCGTCGCGGCCAGTCGCTCTCCTCGCCGAGTGATGAGAAGTGGTTCAACGAGCCCTACGACGAACTCTTCGAGCGAAACGAACGGGCGATGGCGCGCCTGCTCGAGGACGACTCTCCCGAAAACCGGGCGAAAGCACACTGTCACTACCACCTGACGATCGAGGGAATTCTCGCCCAGACCGGATACTACGGACTCACGCTCGCGTACGGGAAGAACGAGCCCGAACTGCCCGACCTTCCGGGATTGGTCGAGGGGCTCAAGCTGATCCGCAGCGACGAGGGTCGCCACGTCGGCTTCGGCATGGCACAGCTCAAATCGCTCGTCATCGATGGCGAGGTCGAGGCCGATCTCCTGCGCGAAACGGTCGGCGATCTGGTCCCCCTGGTCCAGAAGAGTCTCGTGACCGACGACGGTGCGAGTTCCTCGGATGGGCCGGGTCCGAGTCCGACGGACCTCTCGGAGTACGCCTACAACAAGCACGAGCAGCGAATGAAGCAGATCACGACCGCCAGCGAGAAGATTCCCGACGTCGAGGAGCTAACTGAACTCGAGGATTGA
- a CDS encoding PIN domain-containing protein yields the protein MTVYVETDFLLALAKDSDWLQQSAEEALNEYDVETSAFSYLELLLARERYEFEYVPLVANLLELVPVRNEEERQIVLKAVNYYDEGMTSFDAFHAATAETRTLNVLSSEKDYEDIEVERVPLEPADE from the coding sequence ATGACGGTTTACGTCGAAACCGACTTTTTACTCGCGCTCGCCAAAGACTCAGACTGGTTGCAGCAATCAGCAGAAGAAGCCCTCAACGAGTACGACGTAGAAACGTCGGCCTTCTCCTATCTCGAACTCCTTCTCGCCCGCGAACGGTACGAGTTCGAGTACGTACCACTCGTGGCAAATCTACTCGAACTCGTCCCTGTCCGAAACGAGGAAGAGCGACAAATCGTTCTGAAGGCCGTCAACTACTACGACGAGGGAATGACGTCGTTCGATGCGTTCCACGCCGCAACTGCAGAAACACGGACGTTGAACGTGCTCTCATCGGAGAAAGACTACGAAGACATTGAGGTGGAGCGAGTCCCGCTCGAACCTGCTGATGAATGA
- a CDS encoding DUF5796 family protein translates to MSARNNVAPSTIGVDFVEGGVVVEYLDGRDVFYHGPPKPVENAIKTPPGKEVHVLVTDPDGIEGVMTYVNDRNTHDDILEVTGVGRVMLEGDDEEELFPGVAVSTEAYSIRVEADLSLVDGRVFVFAEDELSEHAYELVEDVEDERNDASAEARSTKAGEHADAETPDGD, encoded by the coding sequence ATGAGTGCACGCAACAACGTCGCGCCGAGTACGATCGGTGTCGATTTCGTTGAGGGCGGCGTCGTAGTCGAGTACCTCGACGGGCGAGACGTCTTCTATCACGGCCCGCCAAAACCCGTCGAGAACGCGATCAAAACGCCGCCCGGCAAGGAAGTGCACGTGCTCGTCACCGATCCCGACGGCATCGAGGGCGTGATGACCTACGTCAACGACCGAAACACCCACGACGACATCCTCGAGGTGACGGGCGTCGGCCGCGTCATGCTCGAGGGAGACGACGAGGAGGAACTGTTTCCAGGCGTGGCAGTCTCGACTGAGGCGTACTCCATTCGCGTGGAGGCCGACCTCTCGCTCGTCGACGGCCGGGTGTTCGTCTTTGCCGAGGACGAGTTGAGCGAGCACGCGTACGAACTCGTCGAAGACGTCGAGGACGAACGAAACGACGCGAGCGCCGAGGCGAGAAGCACGAAGGCCGGTGAGCACGCCGACGCAGAGACACCGGACGGTGACTAA
- a CDS encoding helix-turn-helix domain-containing protein: MGLIAEFRLTSLELPLTNAVAAVPSVTVYIERILVVDPDRPVAVCRVVDDHDDEFRDAVTADPTVADAVAIDDADEHARYRIELRDPPVPIYRKYIELGTIPLGGIVTVDGWWARARFPDRDALAAYREFCLERGATFHLERLTRESAADDPPFSLTNEQYDALVAARDIGYFEVPRAASTEAVGEQLGISGPSASERIRRGIDRLLENAL, encoded by the coding sequence ATGGGACTCATCGCGGAGTTTCGCTTGACGTCGCTGGAACTCCCTCTGACGAATGCTGTCGCCGCGGTACCGTCGGTGACGGTCTACATCGAACGAATCCTCGTCGTCGATCCCGACCGGCCCGTCGCCGTTTGTCGCGTCGTCGACGATCACGACGACGAATTTCGGGACGCAGTTACAGCCGATCCCACAGTCGCCGACGCCGTTGCCATCGACGATGCGGACGAACACGCCCGTTATCGAATCGAACTCCGTGACCCGCCGGTTCCAATCTACCGCAAGTACATCGAACTCGGCACCATTCCGCTTGGCGGCATCGTCACCGTCGACGGCTGGTGGGCTCGTGCCCGATTCCCCGACCGGGACGCACTCGCCGCCTACCGAGAGTTCTGTCTCGAGCGAGGCGCGACGTTCCACCTCGAGCGACTGACTCGAGAGTCCGCTGCCGACGATCCGCCGTTTTCGCTCACGAACGAGCAGTACGATGCACTCGTCGCCGCCCGGGATATCGGCTACTTCGAAGTCCCTCGCGCAGCGTCGACGGAAGCTGTCGGCGAGCAACTGGGGATATCCGGCCCGTCAGCGTCCGAACGCATCCGGCGTGGAATCGACCGATTGCTCGAGAACGCGTTGTAA
- a CDS encoding type II toxin-antitoxin system RelE family toxin: MSDDGWAWELASKAQDDLDALNPNEQQRIIDKLDEIVDSPWRDPPDYGEPLQNSPRRKVRIGEFRLAVTFDQDEYRMVVARIKRRGGAYTADDD, encoded by the coding sequence ATGAGTGACGACGGGTGGGCGTGGGAACTCGCATCGAAAGCACAGGACGACCTCGATGCACTCAATCCGAACGAGCAGCAACGCATTATCGACAAACTCGACGAAATCGTCGATTCTCCGTGGCGAGACCCACCGGACTATGGCGAACCGCTCCAGAACAGTCCACGCCGTAAGGTACGTATTGGTGAGTTCCGTCTCGCGGTCACGTTCGATCAAGACGAGTACCGAATGGTCGTTGCTCGAATCAAACGTCGTGGAGGCGCGTATACCGCTGACGACGACTGA
- a CDS encoding DEAD/DEAH box helicase, giving the protein MTDESADESPKQPLSESQEQPTDESADDESAADTFSLADFHDASQEAERPVLTAAAAARALDITQDDAREGLEALTERGDVERLSVEPDPVVWYPSELEDLTDRERVVVFPKRREVIVDRPDQFTRAQLAQFAHLADGNGEQGYRYVLRAEDIWQAPHDTFEGLCRTMRQALGQRSDPLEEWVESQWDRAHQFRLTTHEDGYTVLEAKSPEVMGNVARQKLDEEHVHAPISDTEDWVREGAEAAIKRLLYEAGYPVQDHRELESGEDLSIDLEIELRGYQQTWIDRFAESGEGVFVGPPGSGKTVAAMGAMAHVGGETLVLVPSRDLVRQWADAVVEYTSLEPEQVGQYHGGRKEVRPVTIATYQIAGMDRHRSLFDDRQWGLVIFDECQHVPSDVYRRSTHLQSRHRLGLSASPIREDDRQTEIFTLVGPPIGTDWEALFDAGFVAEPELEIRYVPWGDDEQRNAYTSADGRERYRIAAKNRGKIDDVRYLLSAHPDARALVFVDYLEQGRELAAALDVPFLSGETPHHERRRRLEEFRTNERDLLVISRIGDEGIDLPTADLAIVASGLGGSRRQGTQRAGRTMRPAGGALVYVLATRGTREEDFARKQLQHLGRKGLTVREQTLETTESESAEKGE; this is encoded by the coding sequence GTGACCGACGAGAGTGCCGACGAGTCCCCGAAGCAGCCGCTGAGCGAGTCACAGGAGCAACCGACCGACGAGTCGGCTGACGACGAAAGCGCAGCCGACACGTTCTCGCTCGCGGATTTTCACGACGCCTCCCAGGAAGCCGAACGGCCCGTCCTCACCGCCGCGGCCGCCGCTCGAGCGCTGGATATCACGCAGGACGACGCTCGTGAAGGGCTCGAGGCGTTAACTGAGCGAGGTGACGTCGAGCGGTTGTCCGTCGAACCCGATCCGGTCGTCTGGTACCCGAGCGAACTCGAGGATCTGACCGACCGAGAACGCGTCGTCGTCTTCCCGAAGCGACGCGAGGTGATCGTGGATCGGCCCGACCAGTTCACTCGCGCACAGTTAGCGCAGTTCGCACACCTCGCGGATGGGAACGGCGAACAGGGATATCGATACGTCCTTCGAGCCGAGGACATCTGGCAGGCGCCCCACGACACGTTCGAGGGGCTCTGTCGAACGATGCGCCAGGCGTTAGGCCAGCGATCCGACCCACTCGAGGAGTGGGTCGAGAGCCAGTGGGATCGCGCCCACCAGTTCCGGCTGACGACCCACGAGGACGGCTACACCGTACTCGAGGCCAAGAGCCCCGAAGTGATGGGCAACGTCGCACGCCAAAAGCTGGACGAAGAGCACGTTCACGCGCCAATTTCGGATACCGAGGACTGGGTTCGTGAGGGAGCCGAAGCCGCGATCAAACGGCTGCTCTACGAGGCCGGCTATCCGGTGCAAGATCACCGGGAACTCGAGTCCGGCGAGGACCTCTCGATCGATCTCGAGATCGAGTTACGCGGGTACCAGCAAACGTGGATCGATCGATTCGCGGAGAGCGGCGAAGGAGTCTTCGTCGGCCCGCCCGGAAGCGGAAAAACGGTCGCCGCGATGGGTGCCATGGCCCACGTCGGTGGCGAGACGCTCGTCCTCGTCCCCAGTCGCGACCTGGTCCGCCAGTGGGCCGACGCCGTCGTCGAGTACACCTCGCTCGAACCCGAGCAGGTCGGGCAGTACCACGGCGGGCGAAAAGAGGTTCGGCCGGTGACGATCGCAACGTACCAGATCGCCGGCATGGACCGCCACCGTTCGCTGTTCGACGACCGACAGTGGGGCCTCGTCATCTTCGACGAGTGCCAACACGTTCCCTCGGACGTCTACCGACGGAGTACCCACCTGCAGTCGCGCCACCGTCTCGGCCTCTCGGCCAGCCCGATTCGCGAAGACGACCGACAGACCGAGATCTTCACGCTCGTCGGGCCGCCGATCGGCACCGACTGGGAGGCCCTCTTCGACGCCGGATTCGTCGCCGAACCCGAACTCGAGATCCGCTACGTCCCGTGGGGCGACGACGAACAGCGAAACGCCTACACCTCCGCCGACGGGCGAGAGCGGTATCGGATCGCCGCGAAAAACCGCGGCAAGATCGACGACGTGCGTTATCTCCTCTCGGCACATCCAGACGCCAGGGCGCTCGTCTTCGTCGACTACCTCGAGCAAGGCCGTGAACTCGCGGCTGCACTGGACGTTCCGTTCCTCAGCGGCGAAACGCCACACCACGAGCGTCGACGCCGACTCGAGGAGTTCCGGACGAACGAACGCGACTTGCTCGTGATCTCACGAATTGGTGACGAGGGGATCGACCTCCCGACGGCCGACCTCGCCATCGTCGCCTCCGGACTCGGTGGCTCTCGACGACAGGGGACCCAGCGTGCCGGACGAACGATGCGCCCCGCCGGTGGCGCGCTCGTGTACGTACTCGCGACGCGAGGGACGCGAGAAGAGGACTTCGCGCGCAAGCAACTCCAGCACCTCGGTCGCAAGGGGTTGACGGTCCGCGAGCAAACGCTCGAGACGACGGAATCCGAATCGGCAGAAAAAGGGGAGTAA
- a CDS encoding AAA family ATPase, which yields MSQADSDGVSLTVRAAEKRDAGRGVARIPELARRQLGVLSGDTVVIDGEKATVAKMWPADSAVPENVIQIDGDTRANAGAHVGDTVTVRTKDTSTIAEARRVTLVPPPTFTANQQQIAERKAAKTLRNRPVRAGEQIRLEGLGQEPFKVTDTDPDGDVRITSTTTIRIAGTASSGGRKSGTGSASANQSSSDTDSSSTADPRPSTTTETEPASGVTYEDIGGLDEELELVREMIELPLSEPELFQRLGVEPPSGVLLYGPPGTGKTLIARAVANEVDAHFETISGPEIMSKYKGESEERLREVFETAEDNAPTIIFFDEIDSIAGARNDEGDAENRIVGQLLTLMDGLDARGEVIVIGATNRVDSIDPALRRGGRFDREIQIGVPDVDGRTEILEVHTRGMPLADDVSTEKIARRTHGFVGADLDAVASEAAMAAIRARPTDADERDEWNRDPTVTKRHFDSALASVEPSAMREYVAESPNTDFDAVGGLEDAKQILRESVEWPLTYDRLFEETNTEPPSGVLLHGPPGTGKTLLARALAGETDVNFVRVDGPEIVDRYVGESEKAIREVFERARQAAPSIVFFDEIDAITSARGDGNEVTERVVSQLLTELDGMRENPNLVVLAATNRKDQIDPALLRPGRLDTHVLVPEPGQKAREKILEVHTRGKPLDDEIDVEELAAELEGYTGADLEALVRTASMKAIREVADEYDPETANEKAGEVVIERRHLEAARANGKPTQ from the coding sequence ATGAGTCAGGCGGATTCGGACGGCGTGTCGCTGACTGTTCGTGCTGCTGAAAAGCGAGACGCCGGGCGAGGTGTCGCGCGAATCCCGGAGTTAGCGCGTCGACAACTCGGCGTGTTGAGCGGCGATACGGTCGTCATCGACGGCGAAAAGGCGACCGTCGCGAAGATGTGGCCCGCGGATTCCGCCGTCCCTGAAAACGTCATCCAGATCGATGGCGACACGCGTGCGAATGCCGGCGCACACGTCGGCGATACGGTCACCGTTCGCACGAAGGATACGTCGACCATCGCCGAAGCGCGACGGGTCACGCTCGTCCCCCCGCCGACGTTCACCGCGAATCAACAACAGATCGCCGAACGAAAAGCCGCCAAAACCCTGCGGAATCGGCCGGTTCGAGCCGGCGAGCAGATCCGTCTCGAGGGACTCGGCCAGGAACCGTTCAAGGTCACCGACACTGACCCGGACGGCGACGTTCGCATCACCAGCACGACGACGATCAGAATTGCCGGCACCGCCTCGAGCGGGGGCCGGAAGTCGGGGACCGGAAGCGCGTCGGCGAACCAGTCCTCGAGCGACACCGACTCGTCGTCGACAGCTGATCCACGTCCGTCGACGACCACCGAAACGGAACCCGCCTCCGGCGTCACGTACGAGGATATCGGCGGCCTCGACGAGGAACTCGAACTCGTCAGAGAGATGATCGAACTGCCGCTTTCGGAGCCCGAACTCTTCCAGCGTCTGGGCGTCGAGCCGCCCTCCGGCGTCTTGTTGTACGGCCCGCCCGGAACCGGGAAGACCCTGATCGCTCGAGCGGTCGCCAACGAGGTCGACGCCCACTTCGAGACGATCTCCGGCCCGGAGATCATGTCGAAGTACAAGGGTGAGTCCGAAGAACGCCTGCGAGAGGTCTTCGAGACGGCCGAAGACAACGCCCCAACGATCATCTTCTTCGACGAGATCGACTCCATTGCGGGCGCTCGAAACGACGAGGGCGACGCCGAGAACCGGATTGTCGGGCAGTTGCTGACGCTGATGGACGGTCTCGACGCGCGCGGCGAGGTGATCGTCATCGGTGCGACGAATCGCGTCGACTCGATCGATCCGGCACTCCGACGGGGCGGACGCTTCGACCGCGAGATTCAGATCGGCGTCCCCGACGTCGACGGCCGAACGGAGATTCTCGAGGTCCACACCCGCGGGATGCCGCTCGCGGACGACGTCAGCACCGAGAAAATCGCGCGCCGAACGCACGGCTTCGTCGGGGCGGACTTAGACGCCGTGGCGAGCGAGGCGGCGATGGCCGCGATCCGTGCTCGGCCAACCGACGCCGACGAGCGCGACGAGTGGAACCGGGATCCGACGGTGACGAAACGCCACTTCGACAGCGCGCTCGCGTCCGTCGAACCTTCGGCGATGCGCGAGTACGTCGCCGAGTCGCCGAACACGGACTTCGACGCCGTCGGCGGACTCGAGGACGCAAAGCAGATTCTCCGTGAGTCCGTCGAGTGGCCCCTCACCTACGACCGACTCTTCGAAGAGACGAACACCGAACCGCCCTCCGGCGTGTTGTTACATGGTCCACCCGGCACCGGGAAGACGCTCCTCGCTCGAGCGCTCGCGGGCGAGACCGACGTCAACTTCGTCCGCGTCGACGGGCCCGAAATCGTCGATCGGTACGTCGGCGAGAGCGAGAAGGCGATTCGGGAGGTGTTCGAGCGGGCTCGACAGGCCGCCCCCTCCATCGTCTTCTTCGACGAAATCGACGCCATCACGTCGGCTCGAGGCGACGGCAACGAGGTCACCGAACGCGTCGTCTCACAGCTCCTGACCGAACTCGACGGCATGCGAGAGAATCCGAACCTGGTCGTGCTCGCCGCGACGAATCGCAAAGACCAGATCGACCCCGCTCTGCTCCGGCCGGGCCGACTCGACACCCACGTGCTCGTCCCCGAACCCGGGCAAAAAGCTCGAGAAAAGATCCTCGAGGTCCACACCCGCGGAAAACCACTGGACGACGAGATCGACGTCGAAGAATTGGCCGCCGAACTCGAGGGCTACACCGGAGCCGACCTCGAGGCGCTGGTGCGAACCGCCTCGATGAAGGCGATTCGGGAAGTCGCGGACGAGTACGACCCCGAGACGGCGAACGAGAAAGCCGGGGAAGTGGTCATCGAACGCCGGCACCTCGAAGCGGCTCGAGCGAACGGGAAACCGACGCAGTAG